The genomic interval ATGTTTccatattaaaattatcattttttttttgtcataatGCAAAATCATTATGTTTGGAAACAACAACAAATTGCCATACATTTTATTATTAGGTTCAACAATTTATGTTAagtttaaaatgaattttacttttattgGGTTTAAAAGAAATGTGTTAAACATATTCACACAATGTGCACTCGAAATTGAAAGTTAACTTAGTGctctaaataaaattaaaacacaccaTATATGTCTGATGTCCTCTCTGTTTAGACACCCATAATCGTGCAATGTAGGCAAAGCGGAaggaattaaaagaaaataatgtaaGTGGGAAAAGTTTTAGAAAGGGCTATTGATGATGGCCTAAGTAAGTTTATTCTGTCGAAGAAGTTTCAATAACtccaatattttatataaccaCATTATAACtctcaatactattattttaatatttttttcatataatagtAGTATTTGACGTAGAAAATATAATTCATTCCATTTCTGCAGAATATACCCTTGTATCGTGCAAGATTATAATACAACACTTGGCACACATGTACTCTTAACCTATTACGTTTACGGATATAGCAACATTTGGCACATAATCTAGGAAGTGGGTAACTCCGTGTAATCAAATTTCTCTTCTTCCTTGCCTGCTGAAGGTTCAAGTTTTTGCTGCGGAGCAGGACCATAAGCCCAACATATAGCAAGAAAGTATAAGTAGTTAAGTATACCTAAGCAAGTGAGCAGTGCATAATAGTAATTCAGATGACCCTTGTTAATGTTTGTTGAAAGCCAGCTCTCGTTCCCTCCAACACTAGTGACCTTGTCCACAATGCTCACCAACAAATTTCCAAATATATCAACAGCAGCAAGCTGAAGAGTGAAAAGGGCCATTGCAAAACTAGACATGGACTTGGGTATATAAGTGTAGAAAAACTCAACCTGACCAACCGGATTGAAGCCCTCAGCAATTCCAAGAAAAACAAACTCAGGAACTAGCCATAAAACTGACATGTGAATTACAGAGTCAGGTTGGTCCTCAAAACCTTCTTCAATGGCCGCATTTCGTCTCATAGTTTCAACTACAGCTGATGTTGCCTTGCTTGCGCATACGAACAACAATCCTATCCCTATTCGAGATCTGCAGCTGAATCCTCTGGGCATGCTCATGTATTTTGCAAGAAGAGGTACCATTACACGGTCATACGTGGGAATGATTATTGATACAGTGATTACAATGACAAGATTGAAGGATCCTGCAGGCATTTTGAAAGTGCCAAATAGTCTTCGGTCCATGGTATTTGCTTGGACAGTAGAGAATGTTGCTTGGGAGGCAACCATAAAGATGCCTGTAGACCACATAGGAAGGACTCTGAGCAAAGATTTCAGTGACTCCACCTGTCCTACTGTGCATTGGTTCCATGGATCTAAAACTGATGCGTCTGGGTTTGATACTGTCTCGGGATTTCTTATTATGCAAGCTTTGTTCAAACACctataaaagaatataatagTAACTCACTGcaaattattcataaaatattatacGACAGGAGCATGAATGTGTGATGGAATTACTATGCATTCCCAAATTAAGTAGAATTTGTAAATAAGAAGCTGAAACATCTTTAATAGATAATAACAAATTACTCAACAAAGTTAACATATAATTGGCATTATCCAAATATTGGAGATATCATTTGCTGTTAATCATACGAAATATATGGGGGCAAAAAAAACATTTGAGAGTGAAATTGAGAGGAAATTAGATCAGGAGGGCAAGCACAACACAAGTACCTAAGGCTATCAGTAGGGAGCACCAGATCTGAATCACATTCTTGATAATACTGATCAAAACTATCAGGAAGGCAAAGTTTTCTGTTCTTTATGGCCACCACAACTACTTGAACAAAACTAATGAGTAAGCTATGACCGGGCTTTGCTTTAACATAGATCGGTGAACCAAGAATGAAACTGACAGCCGATATGAACATTAGCACAGCAGGTACTCCAAAACCAATTTTCCATCCAAGATTTTCTTGAATGTACACAATTACGCTCAAAGCGAGCACAGTTGATAACGCAATTGAGGTATAATACCAATTAAAGTAGCTATCCAAGAGCCTCCCGTTATTGGACCTTTCTCTAATTGTCAGTTGATCTGCTCCAAATGCTATGGAACAAGGTCGGATGCAACCAGCTCCAATGGAAATTAATCCCAAGGAAATGAACAAAACTGCTAGTTGAGCTCCGGTAGCGGAGCTGCAGTCTAGCATGAATGATTCACACGAAGTTCTTAGCCCTGGTATCATGGCAGTTAACCACAAAATGGTTAAACCCTGTGAGAGACAAGAAATATTATCACAGCATTAGGAAGGTAAGCATCAAAGAATCATGGATGTCAGGTTCTTCTTAGCATATTTCCTGAGGAAAACAAAGCAATGGAGCACTACTGACACCCTTTGGAAGAGTACACAAAACTAAACCATGGCTGATTACTCTAGCCTATACCAGCTAAAGCAATTATAAGTAAATGAGCATTTGATTTCTTACAAAAGGTTGATTTTCGCGGGGACGGGGGATGGTAGATGCTTCGGGGACATccgataaaaaaaacttgttttgaataaaaataacaaactttaatttttcaaaagacAGTCTCAGAAGCAATTGTTTGTTCTGTTGCTGTTTAACAAGCACCTGCAGGATCAATCCCATGGTTTTAATAAAAATCAGTGCTACTACCAAAATTGCTGTTCATTATGATATTCCACAAAGTTTTCAATCTTGTTCAAGAGAAgacatttttcaaattttatagtGTGTGTATGCAAACTTTTTTTGATGAACAAAAATACGattcttaattaattaaaaaacttatttcatgtaaattcttaaaatattatttaacctAAGAAGAAGCTTAAAATTATCCAAAAATGAAGATAGTATAACAACCTGTTAACTtctcaaaattataattaaatacaaaatgaATTTCTAcagaatttttgaaaaatatttcttcTTTCCCAAGGTAATTTACACTTATGTCAagaaacatttttattaaaataacctCTTTTTTTCTCGTTTTACTTTTATCTGGGGATGTAATTTATTTGGAGGGCAAATTAGGGGAAAAATCAATATTTTGCAAAAAACTAACATCAACAGATTGGtgttttgtgtgtgtgtgtggaaATTAATACTTCAATCAGTTTGAAGTGGAAGAAATAAATCAGTATTATAGAAAAAATAGAGAAATCCTTATTTACTTAATTCTAGAAATGAAAATTCCCAATTTCAAaagttaaagataaaaattaaaaacaattattggAGATAACTAACCAAAATTAGCATATGATGGATCAAGTAATTTCaatttggttttcatttttAACATGCAATGATGAGATGAGACTTACAAGAAGGCTGGAGAAGGAACCGATGGAAATGACGAGGAAGCGACCAAAGTAAGAATCGGAGAGGAAGGCTCCGAAGATGGACAACACATTGGACATGGCAGACCAAGTGTTCATCACTTTTGTACCTTCCACAATGGCCATTCCGTAACCATTAATCAGGTAAAGTATCATGTTGGGCATGATTCCGTAGCTGGCCACCTTCTCCAGACACTCGTTCACTGAATTGAGTCCAGAATGACAGTAACCAAAACGACGCCATTTACCAAACAGCGAAACCAGTTTACAGTTAAGAAAGTCAACGCGCGGGAGAGAATTGTACCTATGATGAATGGCATGGTTCGCAAACCACCCTTTCCCTTTTCGGATTCAGAAGACGAAGAAGTTCCATTTTCCAAGAGATCATCGTTGGTCGCACCCCAGGACTCCATTTTTTTTCCGTTTCTTCTTGGATGCAGCACGTCGGTGGAGAAAGGGTTATTGTTTCAAAACAGAAAAATGTTTCATGATTCCCAAAGTGATgaagaggaaaagaaaaggGTGATAAATTTCTTAGAAATATGACATGATAAAAGGAAAGAGACACAGAAGTTTGTGATAGTTGTCTGTATGTGACATCTCAACTAAAATGCTCGTGAGTCAAAGGCATTAAAATGTGAAGcgttttagtttttgttttgatttatatctaaattacaattctataaattattattttattatagtattttatttatatttattattttaatataatattcattataaaaaataattgttaagtgaatataaataaaatacctaGTATtgaaaagatatttttcattttgtttaaaGATTTTATCCATTTGGatatctattatattttttttgattGTACTATCATATAATTGAGAGGGTCTATGTCACAAGACAGTTGAGACTAATCTCAACCCCATAACCGAGTATATGTCAAACacataaaataacattttgatTAAGATTGTTTTACGATAATTAAATTGTACCAATATTAGATTAACAACAGATTATCAGCGATATTCGTGTTAATCCAAGTTCAGAGGAAAGAATGTTCAATATGACTTTATGAATAGGTTGATTATAACTAGAGGAAGGTACATATTTATTACTACATTTATTATTTCCAAGTACTGAAGAACTGACTTTAGCATTGGAGAACATTTTTGCAGGTACTCCTCCCCAAGACTTAGAACCGAGACCAACCAGGTACCAACGACAGGAAAACTGAAGCGTGAGTGATGAAAGGGATGAGACATTCTCAGTCCGTACAAGAATAATTGACGTCCACCGTAGGGTCGAAAAAGAATTCTGAAGGCTTTATGGTAACTACCAAAAACATAATGAGCAATCAGAGGACGAATAATTCAAGGATGACAAAGACCAAACAGTGGCCCTCTTATTGGCTCTCTAGAGAGAAATGACCTAGATAAAACAAAAGAATGTTAAAGAGATTCACATCCTCAGGAAGCATTAATCCCTAAGAGAATGAGAAAATGAGATAAAAGTTGGCGGAGGAAGCATTAATCCTTAAGAGCCCAAACAAGGAATCCGATAAGGAAATCCCATTCGAGAGTGCACAACCATCATCAGTATGCTTCCCATCACTTATTAGTCGTCCTCTTGAAATCGAAAGCACAAGGGTTGAGTCTCGACCAAACACAACGCATACCTCAGGAATCATACGGGGATGCCCTAACACTTGTTTGTGGATGGAATCATGGAGGCCGAGTTACCCTTCAACTGGAAAAGGACTCACCATGGACCAATATGATGGAACAAGCAATCCAAATGAGCACATCGATGTTTATACCACCCAAATGAGTTTGTACACGATGGACTATGATGTCATATTTCGAGCATCTCCCAAAGGAGAAGTCCTGAGTTGCTTCATGTGACTCCCACCCCTTTCAATAAATTGCTTTGACACATTGGTGGTCAAGTATAGAACCTAGTTCGCGACCATCCGACCTCACCATTTAACCTTTATCGTGTTGGTAAACATCCAACAATAAAAAGGAGAGTCATTTTAGACATTCATGGAAAGATTCGACATGATCGCTTTCAACATCCAAAATATGAGCCATGAGGTTGCTTTACATAACATAGTTACGGTGTTAAGACTAGATTTGTTTGTCGATAGTCTGTGCAAGAAGTCAATTGCTGATATAGTTGAGT from Phaseolus vulgaris cultivar G19833 chromosome 1, P. vulgaris v2.0, whole genome shotgun sequence carries:
- the LOC137813576 gene encoding protein NRT1/ PTR FAMILY 1.2-like isoform X1 produces the protein MESWGATNDDLLENGTSSSSESEKGKGGLRTMPFIIVNECLEKVASYGIMPNMILYLINGYGMAIVEGTKVMNTWSAMSNVLSIFGAFLSDSYFGRFLVISIGSFSSLLGLTILWLTAMIPGLRTSCESFMLDCSSATGAQLAVLFISLGLISIGAGCIRPCSIAFGADQLTIRERSNNGRLLDSYFNWYYTSIALSTVLALSVIVYIQENLGWKIGFGVPAVLMFISAVSFILGSPIYVKAKPGHSLLISFVQVVVVAIKNRKLCLPDSFDQYYQECDSDLVLPTDSLRCLNKACIIRNPETVSNPDASVLDPWNQCTVGQVESLKSLLRVLPMWSTGIFMVASQATFSTVQANTMDRRLFGTFKMPAGSFNLVIVITVSIIIPTYDRVMVPLLAKYMSMPRGFSCRSRIGIGLLFVCASKATSAVVETMRRNAAIEEGFEDQPDSVIHMSVLWLVPEFVFLGIAEGFNPVGQVEFFYTYIPKSMSSFAMALFTLQLAAVDIFGNLLVSIVDKVTSVGGNESWLSTNINKGHLNYYYALLTCLGILNYLYFLAICWAYGPAPQQKLEPSAGKEEEKFDYTELPTS
- the LOC137813576 gene encoding protein NRT1/ PTR FAMILY 1.2-like isoform X2 — encoded protein: MESWGATNDDLLENGTSSSSESEKGKGGLRTMPFIIVNECLEKVASYGIMPNMILYLINGYGMAIVEGTKVMNTWSAMSNVLSIFGAFLSDSYFGRFLVISIGSFSSLLGLTILWLTAMIPGLRTSCESFMLDCSSATGAQLAVLFISLGLISIGAGCIRPCSIAFGADQLTIRERSNNGRLLDSYFNWCLNKACIIRNPETVSNPDASVLDPWNQCTVGQVESLKSLLRVLPMWSTGIFMVASQATFSTVQANTMDRRLFGTFKMPAGSFNLVIVITVSIIIPTYDRVMVPLLAKYMSMPRGFSCRSRIGIGLLFVCASKATSAVVETMRRNAAIEEGFEDQPDSVIHMSVLWLVPEFVFLGIAEGFNPVGQVEFFYTYIPKSMSSFAMALFTLQLAAVDIFGNLLVSIVDKVTSVGGNESWLSTNINKGHLNYYYALLTCLGILNYLYFLAICWAYGPAPQQKLEPSAGKEEEKFDYTELPTS